In the genome of Delphinus delphis chromosome 15, mDelDel1.2, whole genome shotgun sequence, one region contains:
- the AHSP gene encoding alpha-hemoglobin-stabilizing protein: MALLQTNKDLIATGMKEFNILLNQQVFSAPVVPEEDMVTVVNDWVNFYISYYRKQMVGEQQEQDKAVQELRQELNTLSASFLDKYRNFLKSL, from the exons ATGGCCCTTCTTCAAACCAATAAGGATCTCATTGCTACAGGAATGAAGGAATTTAACATTCTGCTAAATCAGCAG GTCTTCTCTGCTCCTGTTGTCCCTGAAGAAGACATGGTGACTGTGGTGAATGACTGGGTGAACTTCTACATCAGCTATTATAGGAAGCAGATGGTGGGGGAGCAGCAAGAGCAGGACAAGGCTGTGCAGGAGCTTCGGCAAGAGCTGAATACTCTGTCTGCCTCTTTCCTGGACAAATACAGGAACTTCCTGAAGTCCTTGTGA